The Salvelinus sp. IW2-2015 unplaced genomic scaffold, ASM291031v2 Un_scaffold221, whole genome shotgun sequence nucleotide sequence TGTCAGGTATGGCCAGCTACTGCAGAACAGGATGCTGACTCGCGTATTCCAGCCGGAGAAACGAAATGAGTACAACCCGTACCAAGGATGGTTGATGTGGGGAATGAGAGTTCATGGGATACCCTGAAATTGCCAACATCAGGTGTTTTGGCAGCAACTACTACTGAAGGTTCATGTTGGATTGGTCAAAATGAAGCTGCTCGCAAGATGCCACTTCTTGGTGGCCAGTTGATACAACAGAATAGAAAATATGGCGAAAGAACTGTTATGCGGTAATGTTGGAACCCTTCATGCCTGCTCCTGTTCTCCTATGTCCCACCCTTGGGAATGGCCCACAGAAGCCATGGCGAGAGAATTCATGTGGTACTACCGGCTATGTGTCCCTTTGAAAAAGCCACATGTTGGCTGGTTTATAGTTGATGGCCATTGCCAAATGGCCAGAGTGTTTTGGCCACTGACTGCCTCCACCCTCAGAGCTTCAACGAATTAGAGTGGGTTCTTCAAGAAGCAACGTTTTGGCACGCTTTCGGGATTGCCGGGCTGCACGGCTAGTAATAAGTGACAACGCGCAAGCTTTTGTAGTCGACGAATTTACAAGATTCATGTCAGTAAATGGAAAGCAAACACTCCAACCTCAGCTCGGCGTTGAACCCACCGCTGCCACCAATGGGCTGCCAGAACGCTTTGTGCAAACCCATAAAGCAAGGACTGCCGCGGCAGCAAACGAGTATGGAGGCTTTGAAAACCAAAAAGAAACTGGCCAAGTTTCGCTGGTCTCCTACCGTAAAACCACCCCACATCCACGACAAAGGATGAAACGCACCAGCCGCCAATTGATGTTTCGAGGAGTCTTCTCCGCACACGGCCTGGACATTCATGACAGCCTACGAATGGCGTAATGAGAGTGTGAACAAACAAAGCCAAGATGCCTCTCCTGGCTGGCCCGGGGGGGGCAGCCATCTCCAAACCAGGACAGGATGATGATGGTCGCGCAGAGGACTGCAGCTAAGAGGCAGTGAAATGGACAAGACGCGGGACCGTACAATACCACAAACGGGACCCAGACAGCTTATACAGGTTCAGTAGAGCCCAACCATGAATGTGGCGGCGTCCACAGTTAACCAAAGTGCATTTCCACGGAAAACAGCCACAACCAAGTCGAGAGAGAACAGGCCACAGAGAGCTCCTAGAAGAGTGGACACAACAATGAAACTCGTATGAGTGAATGTGTTGAAAGAAGAGTTAAAGAGATCTCCGCCATGGCTGAAGAAGGAGATCGTGGGTGTGAACTGAATGGCAGGTTCGTGCAATGACTAATAGCAGAAGGACCTTATAAGTGAGCAAGCACAGCACTGGAGGGATGTATCAAGGAGCCTCCAGAAATCTAGGTCGCTTACCAGAACGAGCACCGATCCCACCATCAGACTGGacttaaaaagcaaaacaaaagaaACTAACTGTCAAGTTCAATATTAAAAGATGGCAAAATAAATTACAACAAGTTTCTGGgtaatgttttcagttgatggTTTGGTAAAAGTAACTCTCTGATTGTATAATGAGAAGAATGTTATTTCGTGTAATTACCTCATGTCCTCTTTAAGAATGGATGCCACCTTTGTCATGCCCAGTAGCTTGTTCTATGTTATCTGGTACTAACTCATTCTAGTAAATGTTGAGCTCCATGTTCCCATTTTTGTAGTTCAGAGGCTTTCTTATTATTAAATAAGATTAAGAAGCTAAGACACGTACACGTTGTTTAAATATCATATTTAAAAATCAGTTTACATGAATTGTTATGTGTCCATACAGTTGCACCTCTACAGGAGAACCATATTGTCTAATTAATTGCTAGTACAGAGTCACAGAATCAATAGAAGTTGATCTCTGTGATAAATCCCCCAAGTATACTTATTGATCATCCTCTCTTTTTATTGATGCTATTTTCCACCTTTATTTTGCACATTAGATCATTGTAAGACTCTCTTATTATTTAGACAGAGGACATAGACTGGTACCCTCGGTGCCTGAGACATCTCTGTTTTGAATGCCACAGGACCGATCTGATGTGATTGTTTGTTGCTTTCCCACTAGTGCAGCAGGGTTACTGGGGGGCGGTCACAAACCGCAGTGTGGCTTGTTGTTGGAGGAGCAGCTGGGAGGCTCTACCGCTACAGCAGCTCAGCTCATCTGATGATCCAAGATTTGATTCGATTGATACGCATCGTCTTGGGGACAGCTCTCTGTCAAAACCAATTTCTTTATCACAGGAACAAGAACGAGTTGACTTTCGTTTTCTGTTTTTGCCCTGATTTGCCTGCTCGACGACAATGGACACGGATCTTGTTCCGGCAGGTCGTGACAACCAACACCCTGTCAATCAAGTTTCCAATGCGGAATGCTTGAAATGTCCAATATGCGCACCGAGATGGATACAGACACACCCTAAATTGGCGCACTTAAGTTTCGTTTCCCAAAATTTCTAGGCACTGCATTATATAACCCTGACCCAGTCTTTTCCCCTGCAGTCACTGATACAGTCACTGAGGAACCATGGATCTTCGTGAGTGACCTAAACCCCTAATGTATCTGACTAAATCTAAATTGTGTGaagtaggctaggctaggctacagTAACAATAACCAATGCATACATGTGGCATGCAATTTTCATGTAAATATATTTGCTCATTGTACATCCTTGCTTTTTTTAACAGTTACCATTATTGCGGTCACAGCAGCAGCAGGTGAGACATTTGCCATGCTATTTAAAAATCGACTCTGACATAATTAAAAAGGTAATATATTATCAATTACCCTGTGTCAATTTCATTTCAAACCAAAAACTGATGAGAAGActaacggtcgtcttgtggtgaatgagcggaccaaagcgcagcgtgaaatgttgacataatgatttatttaaacaaacgacgaaacacgaaataacacatgataattaacaaaataacaaacgacgtagactgacctaaaacatgtgaacttacatataacgaagaacgcacgaacaggtacagactacaaacaaacgatacagtcccgtgtggtaacatatacggacacaggagacaaccacccacaacaaacaatgtgaaacaacctacctatatatggttctcaatcagaggaaacgtcaaacacctgcctctgattgagaaccatacaaggtcaattaacaatgacactaaacatagaacaagcaacacagactgcccaccccaactcacgccctgaccaactaaacacatacaaaaacaacagaaaacaggtcaggaacgtgacaaagacAATATGAAATTTCATAGAAATACCAATATTGTGGATAGCCTAGTTTAATTTAAGTAGGCTAAGCTACCAGCAAAATMCCAATTCAACCCATGGTTACAGGTGCATAATAAAAagcatagctagctacacatgtTAAATCATTTGCCGTTTTCACATCTAATTTTGAGAGATTCCATTTTTTGTTAACATTTTACCCAATAACMTCAATATGCTACTTAGCCAACTGTAGTAAGCtacaatttaaatgtttattttttatttttacttttaaggGGGAGCGGTGGTCTTGGCTCCAGTTGCCCTAGGAGCTGTAGGGTTTACCGCCGCTGGCATCGCCGCAAACTCTGTTGCAGCCGGCATGATGGCATCGGCAGCCACGGCAAGTGGCGGTGGTGTGTTGGCTGGAAGCACCGTTGCTGTTCTGCAGTCGGCAGGTAATGAGTCACATTTTCATGTGTTTAAATATCATATTTAAAAATCAGTTTACATAATTGTGTTGTGTCCAATACAGTGGCAACCTACAGAACCATATTGTCAATTAATTGCTATTAGAGTCACAGAATCAATAGAATATGATCTTGTGATAATCCCCAACTATACTTTGATCATCTCTCTTTATGATCTATTTCTTCCACCTTTATTTGCACATTAGATCATTGAAGACCTCTTATTTTTAGACAAGACAATGATACCCTGGTGCCTGAGGTACATTCTGTTTTGAATATTGGCCCCAGACCGATGTATGTTGTGTTGTTTCCCACTAGGTGCAGCAGGGTTAGCTGGGTCTACAACCGCAGTGGTGGCTGGTGTTGGAGGAGCAGTGGGATGGCTCACCGCTACAGCAGCTGCACTCATCTGATGATCCAAATATTGATGATTGATAGCCATCTTGGGACAGCTCTCTTGTCAAAGACAATTTTAATCACAAAGATCACctctttaaatatatatattttttWATCCTTTATTTAGGGATACATATAAACACTAGATAAGACGGTGAAGGAATGCTTTGTGTTTAAGAAATTGTTATATTGAAGTTCATATCTGCAATATTGTGTGCAATGAAGGCAAATTATGACTGACTTGTTCTGTTTGGACATCTTGCTCAGCTGCACTTTCAAGCCCAGGGCTTTTTATACCTTTTTTATATTTCAGTTTAATACCTTCTTTATCTCAATCAAAGGTCAGGTGTTGCCAGATATAATGTAAACATTTGTCTGTCGTCTTtgtctctatatacagtatgtgttagcTAGGGATGGAAATTAGTGTAGTCTTTGCAACATGATGTTTTCCAATTGAGGTGGTCTCACTGGTCTgttgtgcagtggtgtaaagtacttaagtaaaaatactttaaatactacttaagaagtttttttgggtatctgtagttttacttcactacattcctaaagaaaagaatgtactttgtACTCCTTACAtattccctgacaccaaaagtactcgttacgctttgacaggaaaatggtccaattcacacactcatcaagagaacctccctggtcatccctactgcctctgacctggcagactcactaaacataaatgcttaatttaaaataaggaatttgaaatggtttgtacttttacttttgatacttaagttcattttagcaattccatttacttttgatacttaattatatttaaaaccaaatacttatagacttttaatcaagtagtattttacttgttgactttcacttgagtcattttctattaaggtatctttacttttactcaagtatgacaattgagtacttttcccagcACTGGTACAGTGTCTATGGTTGCATTGGTTTGTCCTTCTTTAGGTTTTAATGGCAGACTACACCAATTGCCGTATTGCAGTCACCTACTGTACAATCCATTGTACTTTGATACGGTAATACAAAATTGAGGAAAAGGAAATTTACCCTGCCAACTATTAGCCCTCACTAAAAAACCCACCACCCCTTTCCACCATTTAACCCCATCTAATCCTACAGCAGACCAACTGTCTGGGGGGACAGAACACTTACACTCAACACCCCCTGGTATTTGTGKGTCTAACTTTCTCACWAattattattcacaattcattcaggactatccgtaatcatggtagcatccacattaatgtagaagtgtttWgaaacatattctattatttacaataaaagtgactccaaaatgacacaatacatgatttaccattcattCTAAAGGGCACAAAATAAtgtgaaacacaaccaaattcaaacagcaaatgcatccaacaaatttgtagagtcacaagattGAGTAATCATTGCGACTAGGAATATGAGACCAaataccaaacttttgactatttTATTACACATATCAGGGAATTTTCTCAattcttttggtcccctaaaatgggactTATGTACAAAAgtactgtaatttctaaacggttcacctgatatgtatgaaaatacattcaaattaaagctgacagtctgcacgttaacctcatagtcattgaatcaagtgctggagtacagcaacaaaaaatgtgtcactgtcccaatacttttgtagcTAACTGTATACTTTCAAAGACTACTCAAATGGATTCCAGTAAATGTTTTACTTTCTGGTCAATTTGTTCCTTTGCTCTGCAAAATCCCATGTCCTGGTTACAGTTAGTttaccaaaacaaacatttgttacAGTGCTCTCATTTGAAAGTGGTACTTTGTATTGTAATGCCCTTACTGAAGAGAAGATAGTTTTTGTTTTACAgtaataaaggttaaagaaaccACAATGCCACTGCACAGTAACTGTTCACTCACAGTTGTATTTGCAGTATTTCAAATGCAAGCCTTTGGGCGCCACCTAGTGTCAAGGATGGGCCAAAACAATCAAAATACTGTCATGTTACTTACAGTATTTGCTGTAAACCACATAGAAGAATATTACTTAATATAAGCTTAGTACAACTGTCCTAgccaaaatatacactgctcaaaaaaataaagggaacacttaaacaacacaatgtaactccaagtcaatcacacttctgtgaaatcaaactgtccacttaggaagcaacactgattgacaatacatttcacatgctgttgtgcaaatggaatagacaaaaggtggaaattataggcaattagcaagacaccccaaataaaggagtggttctgcaaggtggtgaccacagaccacttctcagtcctatgcttcctggctgatgttttggtcacttttgaatgctggcggtgtttcactctagtggtagcatgagacggagtctacaacccacacaagtggctcaggtagtgcagctcatccaggatggcacatcaatgcgagctgtggcaagaaggtttgctgtgtctgtcagcgtagtgtccagagcatggagggctaccaggagacaggccagtacatcaggagacgtggaggaggccgtaggagggcaacaacccagcagcaggaccgctacctccgcctttgtgcaaggaggagcaggtggagcactgacagagccctgcaaaatgacctccagcaggccacaaatgtgcatgtgtctgctcaaacggtcagaaacagactccataggggtggtatgagggccgacgtccacaggtgggggttgtgcttacagcccaacaccgtgcaggacgtttggcatttgccagagaacaccaagattggcaaattcgccactgcgccctgtgctcttccacagatgaaagcaggttcacactgacacatgagcacatgtgacagacgtgacagagtctggagacgccgtgagaaacgttctgctgcctgcaacatcctccagcatgaccggtttggcggtgggtcagtcatggtggggtggcatttctttgggggccgcacagccctccatgtgctcgccagaggtagcctgactgccattaggtaccgagatgagatcctcagaccccttgtgagaccatatgctggtgcggttggccctgggttcctcctaatgcaagacaatgctagacctcatgtggctggagtgtgtcagcagttcctgcaagaggaaggcattgatgctatggactggcccgcccgttccccagacctgaatctaattgagcacatctgggacatcatgtctcgctccatccaccaacgccacgttacAAAACAGACtgtcaggagttggcggatgctttagtccaggtctgggaggagatccctcaggagacatccgccacctcatcaggagcatgcccaggcgttgtagggaggtcatacaggcacgtggaggccacacacactactgagcctcaccTTTTGagttgttttaaggacattacatcaaagttggatcagcctgtagtgtggttttccactttaattttgagtgtgactccaaatccagacctccatgggttgataaatttgatttacattgatcatttttgtgtgattttgttgtcagcacattcaactatgtaaagaaaaaagtatttaataagaatatttcattcattcagatctaggatgtgttattttagtgttcccttaatttttttgagcagtgtatatttgtttTACTCACGGTTTGTAAACAATGTCTTCGTGGACAAACATTACTTCAAAACTATKATTTTAATATCACGGCAGTCATTGCATTGCAACGCACTATAGCTGCGTTTTGCATCTGTAGATCCATCTATGAATCTAGCtggctaacactacactaatcaagtcatTCCGTTGTAATGTAGAaactaatgtaatagtttctacagtgctgctattcggtagacggtagacgttggctagctgctagctagctagctagcagttagaggcagctggtaatcgttgcctctaattggggatcatatttaggtaggctttttccccacctgcatttgtgggatattgattgtttgttagtgtgtttgggcactacgtcctcacggtttttgttagtttcacttaaataaatatgtggaactatactcatgctgcgccttggtctgctCATTTCCAAGATAGTGACAaacagatgttagcatgttccagagttttctgtaagtctttagttgACACTAAGATTCCTCTTAACCTCATTGAatattctgcactgtgctcttgcagtcatctttgcaggacgggcACTCCTAGGgaaagtagcaacagtgctgaactttctccgtttatagacaatttgtcttaccgtgtactgatgaacatcaaggcttttagagatactttttttTACCCTTTCCAGTTTCATGCAAGTCAATAATTCTTCAtattgggtcttctgagatctatcTTGTTAAACGCAATTCTTCTTCTGAACAGAAAACTCTAAtttagtgagtgttttttatagggcagggcagctctaaccaacatctccaatctcgtctcaatgattgtactccaggttagcttactcctgactccaattagcttttggagaactCACTAGCCTagcggttcacatactttttccaacctacactgtgaatgtttaaatgatgtattcaatatagacaagaaaaatacaataatttgtgtgttaatAGTTTAAGCAGACTTTGTTTgcctgttgtgacttagatgaagatcagatctaattttatgaccaatttatgcagaaatccagataagggttcacatactttttcttgccactgtatatacagtaccagtgaaacgtttggacatacctactcattcaaggggttttctttatttttactatttttctacattgtagaataatagtgaagacatcaaaactatgaaataacacatggaatcatgtagtaaccaaaaaagtgttaaacaaatcaaaacaaatcaaaaaatattttatatattagtttcttcaaagtagctaccctttaacttgatgacagctttgcacactcttggcattctctcaaccagcttcatgaggaatgcttttccaacagtctcgaaggaattcccatatatgctgagcacttgttggctgcttttccttcactctgcggtccaactcatcccaaaccatcaaaattgggttgaggttgggtgattgtggaggccaggccatctgatgcggcactccatcactctccttggtcaaatagcccttacacagcctggacacATTTCAATATAAACCCTAAATCTATTCTGGACTGTCTGGAACCTGTCTTATTACTCCAAGTGAATGATCTGTCAGCCGGAAACATCTCTCTCTATATGTCAGTAAGATCAAACGTATCCATATAAAGTATTTAACCCAAATTCTGATTCGTTGGCCCACCTGGGGGCCATCTATCAGTTGAATTATCTATAGTAATGTTAATGTCCCCTCCTATAAATAATA carries:
- the LOC112068196 gene encoding interferon alpha-inducible protein 27-like protein 2A, which codes for MDLLTIIAVTAAAGGAVVLAPVALGAVGFTAAGIAANSVAAGMMASAATASGGGVLAGSTVAVLQSAGAAGLAGSTTAVVAGVGGAVGWLTATAAALI